The following proteins are co-located in the Halopelagius inordinatus genome:
- a CDS encoding ABC transporter substrate-binding protein, with the protein MTNSPGTESNRLTRRRFVQATGAASAVGLTSVAGCTGSGGGGGGLDEIRVAYMPIYPDMQYFVMQEEEYFSELDVEVSSEVFSDGPSIVQASAKGDFDVMMFGIVPAMIVIDKGIPAKITAANIQNAMQILAHDDFAALWEEHGADAFAEFEAQKGRKFTFGTFPPGSVPDILLRYWLTEEVGVEPGTDVEVTPLGGAGPVRQSLLAEKVDGTSIMEPVPTVIEERGAPFQSIAWAGDFMPGQPAAVTLMHDRLRSDNPEVARAFVEQHQRATDFTKSNKDAAAADASAVIGKSSLPVETARKAMDSPASDFVTDPHAITDGAKIFSEYAVAADKVSEPLSNDALFDLDIYDGL; encoded by the coding sequence ATGACGAATTCTCCGGGTACTGAATCGAACAGACTGACGCGCAGGCGGTTCGTGCAGGCGACGGGCGCGGCTTCCGCAGTCGGACTCACGAGCGTCGCCGGGTGTACCGGTAGCGGCGGCGGTGGCGGCGGACTCGACGAGATTCGGGTCGCGTACATGCCGATATACCCCGACATGCAGTACTTCGTGATGCAAGAGGAAGAGTACTTCTCGGAACTCGACGTCGAGGTGTCGAGCGAGGTGTTCTCCGACGGGCCGAGCATCGTGCAGGCGTCGGCGAAGGGCGACTTCGACGTGATGATGTTCGGCATCGTACCGGCGATGATCGTGATAGACAAGGGGATTCCCGCGAAGATAACCGCCGCGAACATCCAAAACGCGATGCAGATCCTCGCTCACGACGACTTCGCGGCGCTCTGGGAGGAACACGGGGCCGACGCGTTCGCGGAGTTCGAAGCGCAGAAGGGCCGGAAGTTCACGTTCGGCACGTTCCCGCCGGGGTCGGTCCCGGACATCCTGCTTCGGTACTGGCTGACAGAAGAGGTCGGCGTCGAACCCGGAACCGACGTGGAGGTAACTCCGCTCGGGGGGGCCGGTCCCGTCCGGCAGTCGCTCTTAGCCGAGAAGGTAGACGGCACCTCCATCATGGAACCCGTCCCGACGGTCATAGAAGAGAGGGGCGCGCCGTTCCAGTCTATCGCGTGGGCGGGCGACTTCATGCCGGGGCAACCGGCCGCGGTGACCCTGATGCACGACAGACTTCGGTCGGACAACCCCGAGGTGGCGCGCGCGTTCGTCGAACAGCACCAACGGGCCACCGACTTCACGAAATCCAACAAGGACGCCGCGGCGGCGGACGCGAGTGCCGTCATCGGGAAGTCGTCGCTGCCCGTCGAGACGGCGCGAAAGGCGATGGACTCGCCCGCCTCGGACTTCGTTACCGACCCGCACGCGATCACCGACGGCGCGAAAATCTTCTCCGAGTACGCCGTCGCCGCGGACAAGGTAAGCGAACCGCTCTCGAACGACGCGTTGTTCGACCTAGACATCTACGACGGCCTCTGA
- a CDS encoding pyridoxal phosphate-dependent aminotransferase translates to MTGFSERVESISISGIREVFEAASEDAINLGLGQPDFPAPPHAREAAIAAIRDGRADGYTENKGILSLREAIAAKHERDQGIDVSPDDVIATAGGSEALHVALEAHVEPGDEVIFPDPGFVSYDALTKLAGGDPVPVPLRDDLTLDPAAVEEALTDDTAAFVVNSPGNPTGAVSPPEDVREFARIADEHDVLCISDEVYEYTVFDGEFRSPAEFAETDNVVVVNSASKLYSMTGWRLGWVHGSADRIERMLRVHQYVQACASAPAQFAAEAALTGPQEQVSEMTESFRRRRDIVVSGLEDIGMEVPTPGGAFYCMPKVPDGFVDECLERGVVVVPGDSFGEHGAGYARLSYATDEESLRDALDIMADAYDAVV, encoded by the coding sequence ATGACCGGTTTCTCCGAACGAGTGGAGTCGATTTCGATAAGCGGCATCCGCGAGGTGTTCGAGGCGGCGAGCGAGGACGCCATCAACCTCGGACTCGGACAACCCGACTTTCCCGCGCCCCCGCACGCCCGCGAGGCGGCGATAGCGGCGATACGCGACGGCCGCGCGGACGGGTACACCGAGAACAAGGGGATTCTCTCCCTGCGGGAGGCCATCGCCGCGAAACACGAACGCGACCAAGGTATCGACGTCTCCCCCGACGACGTCATCGCCACGGCGGGCGGGAGCGAAGCCCTCCACGTCGCGTTGGAGGCGCACGTCGAACCCGGAGACGAGGTCATCTTCCCCGACCCGGGGTTCGTCTCGTACGACGCGTTGACGAAACTCGCCGGCGGTGACCCCGTTCCGGTCCCCCTCCGCGACGACCTGACGCTCGACCCCGCCGCCGTCGAGGAGGCTCTCACCGACGACACGGCGGCGTTCGTCGTCAACAGTCCCGGCAATCCGACGGGCGCGGTGTCGCCGCCGGAAGACGTCCGGGAGTTCGCCCGCATCGCGGACGAACACGACGTGCTCTGCATCTCCGACGAGGTGTACGAGTACACCGTCTTCGACGGCGAGTTCCGGTCGCCCGCGGAGTTCGCCGAAACTGACAACGTCGTCGTCGTCAACTCCGCCTCGAAGCTCTACTCGATGACCGGGTGGCGCCTCGGGTGGGTCCACGGCTCTGCGGACCGAATCGAGCGGATGCTCCGCGTCCACCAGTACGTCCAAGCCTGCGCGTCCGCACCGGCGCAGTTCGCCGCCGAGGCGGCGCTGACCGGCCCGCAAGAACAGGTGTCCGAGATGACGGAGTCGTTCCGTCGGCGGCGCGATATCGTCGTCTCCGGACTCGAAGACATCGGCATGGAGGTGCCGACGCCCGGCGGCGCGTTCTACTGCATGCCGAAGGTGCCTGACGGGTTCGTAGACGAATGTCTCGAACGCGGCGTCGTCGTCGTCCCCGGAGACTCCTTCGGCGAACACGGTGCGGGCTACGCCCGACTCTCCTACGCGACGGACGAGGAGTCGCTTCGAGATGCGCTCGATATCATGGCCGACGCGTACGACGCCGTGGTGTAG